From the genome of Clostridium sp. BNL1100, one region includes:
- a CDS encoding non-ribosomal peptide synthetase: protein MEQKLSGELSEVSMPCDLERKSGNRSKRFHFEISRELTNKLCCIEEDKDISVFIKLTAAINILLYKYTNQNDILVGIPLLDGIQEFYSCVQGKMTVRDFLENVTREITTNYRNQYCPVDRTSLFKAISIYKDIHNINEDEICHLENDLVFYFFKTDGCITAQITYNSNKFKNESIIQFKKSYLYILEQLLSNQDIQIARVELIKAEEREKIIKDFNDTTVAYPESNISLHKMFEKQTALTPDNTAVSCVSEHNGKCVAQNITFKELNEKSNRLARLLRKKGVRPNSIIAIMPRQSYEMVVGILAVLKAGGAYLPIDPDYPQNRINLILEDSETNMLLTHSDIADKVKFIGEIIHIDNEEMYHINDENLEEVNKPEDLACVIYTSGSTGTPKGVLVKHINMVNFSNWRIGNYNYNTKDVSLQLLSVAFDGFGSIFYSSLLSGGTLVIIEEENRINYSFIRNVLEDRSVTNMCLVPSMYRAILDGAKREQLSNVRFVTLAGEKADESLIDMSNYINPEIVISNEYGPTENTIATTSYKGMTRDTTSIIGKPISNHSVFIVNRDLNLVPAGVPGELCVSGAGITGGYLKRPQLTEEKFISIQINNASITIYRTGDMAKWHDDGNIEFLGRADYQVKIRGFRIELGEIENSLLSYEPVKECIVMVNEDTKGSKYICAYIVSERELTAVELRDYLSSMLPEYMIPSQYIKLAEVPLMQNGKADRNALAKYTVNIATGVEYSAPVNIQEEKLTAVWQEVLGLEKIGVNDRFFDIGGDSMKAVKISELCLENGIKISAKDIFTHKTIAKLVQNVNFDTVNDNHHNTDTIFNEQAGTKKLKINLQREITTYLHRSLPLCAILSCEENYKWFYQHYIEIFSITYQNGFSRLEFLEEKNNYDAVFHEAFLKFEEVPDILQFIKDKIDSGVYVSVHIDEYCLPQKGSYGKNHFVHPSLIYGYDNIQNKLMAIGFDSEMIFNEITFDFNDFVEAYESAKIHYGTFAPWAETEAVQLLIPREFDKDYKLDLESVLVSIDNYLTSSAVNSDKIVKLVSTDEMNTFDQLKYGIDVYDVIVQSLEKLGSDIIKGLDVQNIIEQCKEKAVADIMPSMDYRSMHLLYEHKKGIYNRIRYIIDNFGSSKVLNQLADKYLKIIEKLNTARLTFFDLESMFNAGFDPNKINFNELFQSFQQMTAAVKSAGDEEKILLRQIYTEIQNKLNGGR, encoded by the coding sequence ATGGAACAGAAGTTATCAGGAGAGCTTTCGGAAGTATCAATGCCCTGTGATTTAGAAAGAAAATCGGGTAACAGAAGTAAAAGATTTCACTTTGAAATAAGCAGGGAGTTGACTAATAAATTATGTTGCATCGAAGAAGATAAAGATATTAGTGTTTTCATAAAGCTCACGGCTGCTATAAATATCCTTCTTTATAAATACACCAATCAGAACGACATTCTTGTGGGTATACCTCTTTTGGACGGGATACAGGAGTTTTATTCCTGTGTACAGGGTAAAATGACTGTCAGAGATTTTTTGGAGAATGTAACTCGAGAAATAACCACAAATTATAGAAATCAGTATTGCCCCGTGGACAGGACATCCCTGTTTAAAGCTATTTCAATTTATAAAGACATACATAACATTAATGAAGACGAAATATGCCACCTAGAAAATGACCTTGTTTTTTATTTTTTTAAAACTGATGGCTGTATAACTGCACAGATTACATATAATTCAAACAAGTTTAAGAATGAGAGTATCATTCAGTTTAAAAAATCCTATCTTTACATATTGGAACAGCTTCTTTCAAATCAGGATATCCAAATAGCAAGAGTGGAACTGATTAAAGCTGAGGAACGTGAAAAAATTATTAAAGATTTTAATGATACCACAGTAGCATACCCCGAAAGTAATATTTCTCTTCATAAGATGTTTGAAAAGCAGACTGCACTTACCCCGGACAATACGGCAGTAAGCTGCGTTTCAGAGCACAATGGCAAATGTGTTGCACAAAATATAACATTTAAAGAATTAAACGAAAAATCCAATAGGCTTGCAAGACTGTTAAGGAAAAAAGGAGTCAGGCCCAACAGTATTATAGCTATAATGCCTCGCCAATCCTATGAGATGGTAGTTGGCATACTGGCTGTATTAAAGGCTGGAGGAGCATACCTTCCCATTGACCCTGATTACCCTCAGAATAGGATAAACCTCATACTGGAAGACAGCGAAACCAATATGCTATTGACACATAGCGATATTGCAGACAAGGTTAAATTTATTGGAGAAATTATACATATAGATAACGAAGAGATGTACCATATAAATGATGAAAACCTTGAGGAAGTAAACAAACCGGAGGATTTGGCATGTGTTATATATACATCAGGTTCGACCGGGACGCCAAAAGGTGTATTGGTAAAACATATAAATATGGTAAACTTTTCAAATTGGCGTATTGGCAATTATAACTACAATACAAAGGATGTATCCCTTCAATTGCTGTCCGTTGCCTTTGACGGCTTTGGTTCTATTTTTTATTCCAGCCTGTTGTCCGGGGGTACACTTGTAATTATAGAAGAAGAAAACAGGATAAACTACAGCTTTATAAGAAATGTATTGGAGGACAGAAGTGTAACCAATATGTGTCTTGTACCATCTATGTACAGAGCTATTCTTGATGGGGCAAAGAGAGAACAGCTAAGTAATGTTAGATTTGTAACTCTTGCAGGGGAAAAGGCCGATGAGAGTCTCATAGATATGAGTAATTACATAAATCCTGAAATTGTGATATCAAATGAATACGGCCCAACTGAGAATACAATTGCCACTACATCATATAAAGGAATGACAAGGGACACTACCTCGATTATCGGAAAACCTATATCAAACCATAGTGTATTTATTGTAAATAGGGATTTAAACCTTGTTCCTGCCGGTGTTCCCGGTGAATTATGTGTTTCGGGTGCAGGTATTACGGGAGGTTATCTAAAGCGTCCGCAGCTAACTGAAGAAAAATTTATATCTATACAAATTAATAATGCCTCAATTACAATTTACAGAACAGGCGATATGGCTAAATGGCATGATGACGGGAATATAGAGTTTCTGGGCAGAGCTGATTATCAGGTGAAAATAAGAGGTTTCAGAATAGAACTGGGTGAGATTGAAAACAGCCTGTTAAGCTATGAGCCTGTCAAGGAATGTATTGTAATGGTCAATGAAGATACAAAAGGCAGCAAATACATATGCGCATATATTGTTTCAGAAAGGGAATTGACTGCTGTAGAACTCAGAGATTATCTATCTAGCATGCTGCCGGAATATATGATACCTTCGCAATATATAAAGCTTGCTGAAGTTCCGCTAATGCAAAATGGAAAAGCAGACAGAAATGCTCTTGCCAAATATACGGTAAATATAGCCACAGGGGTGGAATATTCGGCACCTGTTAATATTCAGGAAGAAAAGCTTACAGCCGTTTGGCAGGAAGTATTGGGCTTAGAAAAAATAGGAGTAAATGATAGATTTTTTGACATTGGCGGAGATTCAATGAAAGCCGTGAAAATATCTGAATTATGTTTAGAAAATGGGATAAAAATATCTGCAAAGGACATTTTTACTCACAAGACCATTGCAAAATTAGTGCAAAATGTGAATTTTGATACTGTAAATGATAATCATCATAACACAGATACAATTTTTAATGAACAGGCCGGTACTAAAAAGCTCAAAATAAACCTTCAGCGGGAGATAACAACTTATTTGCACAGGTCACTGCCGTTATGCGCCATACTTTCTTGTGAAGAAAACTACAAATGGTTTTATCAGCACTATATTGAAATCTTTTCAATAACATACCAAAATGGTTTTTCCAGACTTGAATTTCTTGAAGAAAAAAATAATTACGATGCTGTATTTCATGAGGCCTTTTTGAAATTTGAGGAAGTACCAGATATTCTGCAATTTATAAAGGATAAAATTGACTCAGGGGTATATGTTTCAGTGCATATAGACGAATACTGCCTTCCACAGAAGGGAAGTTACGGAAAAAATCACTTTGTACACCCGTCTCTTATATATGGTTATGACAATATACAAAATAAGCTTATGGCAATAGGTTTTGACTCTGAAATGATATTCAATGAAATTACTTTTGATTTTAATGATTTTGTTGAGGCATATGAATCAGCAAAGATACATTACGGGACATTTGCACCGTGGGCAGAAACGGAAGCCGTACAGCTGCTTATTCCCCGGGAATTTGACAAAGATTATAAATTAGACCTGGAAAGTGTACTTGTGAGTATTGACAACTACCTGACTTCCTCTGCTGTAAATAGCGATAAAATCGTAAAACTGGTGTCCACTGATGAAATGAATACTTTTGATCAGTTAAAGTATGGTATTGATGTATACGATGTCATAGTACAAAGCCTTGAAAAGCTGGGCAGTGATATTATAAAGGGCCTTGACGTACAGAATATCATTGAACAGTGCAAAGAAAAAGCTGTGGCTGATATCATGCCATCAATGGACTATAGAAGTATGCACTTACTGTATGAGCATAAAAAGGGCATTTACAATAGAATAAGGTATATTATTGATAATTTTGGTTCTTCGAAAGTATTAAATCAGTTGGCAGATAAGTACCTGAAAATCATAGAAAAACTCAATACTGCAAGACTTACATTCTTTGATTTAGAGAGTATGTTTAACGCAGGCTTTGACCCGAATAAAATCAATTTTAACGAACTGTTCCAATCCTTTCAACAAATGACGGCTGCCGTTAAATCAGCAGGTGATGAAGAAAAGATATTACTCAGGCAGATTTACACAGAAATCCAGAACAAACTTAACGGAGGAAGATAA
- the fabD gene encoding ACP S-malonyltransferase: protein MNKLAFLFPGQGAQYIGMGNKLCENFSVAGQVFDEANEALGFDLKKMCLHGSMDELTKTENTQPAILTASVAAFRVYMQEIGIKPDYTAGHSLGELSALCCAGGIGFTDAVRLVRQRGRLMQQAVPEGMGSMAAVSGVEKEIIEKECSRVSKEGNIVVVSNYNSLEQIVISGHVKAVNDMGEQLKSMGARVVYLKVSAPFHSPLMQPAADRFREELEKYDFCEMEWPVISNVTAKPYPGKDQIIDYLTLQITNPVKWQSTIEYLQNSGINKAVEMGPKAVLKNLLRSNTTITVFTSETTEDISLMKKKLVSAKDSEKPVDNGLMFITGCIAAAVSTKNRNWDENTYQKGVVESYRKLVELKEELIKQRIQPNEEHIEEAVDLLKQIFNTKLLPVNEQKVRLNKLFIEAGLQSKTGSL, encoded by the coding sequence ATGAATAAGCTAGCATTTTTGTTCCCGGGACAGGGGGCTCAATATATCGGTATGGGTAATAAACTTTGTGAAAACTTTTCGGTTGCAGGACAGGTCTTTGATGAAGCAAATGAAGCCCTTGGCTTTGATTTAAAAAAAATGTGCTTGCATGGAAGTATGGACGAATTGACAAAAACAGAAAATACCCAGCCTGCCATCCTGACTGCAAGTGTTGCAGCATTCAGAGTGTATATGCAGGAGATAGGCATTAAGCCAGACTATACCGCCGGACACAGCCTTGGAGAGCTTTCTGCACTCTGCTGTGCAGGAGGTATAGGGTTTACAGACGCTGTCAGGCTTGTAAGGCAGAGAGGAAGGCTTATGCAGCAAGCAGTTCCTGAAGGAATGGGTAGTATGGCTGCGGTAAGCGGTGTTGAAAAGGAAATTATAGAAAAGGAATGTTCCCGGGTATCAAAAGAAGGGAATATTGTGGTGGTCTCCAACTATAATTCATTGGAGCAAATAGTAATATCAGGGCATGTAAAAGCAGTTAATGATATGGGAGAGCAGTTGAAGTCCATGGGTGCAAGAGTGGTTTATCTGAAAGTAAGTGCACCCTTTCACAGCCCGTTGATGCAGCCCGCAGCTGACAGATTCAGAGAGGAACTGGAGAAATATGACTTCTGCGAAATGGAATGGCCTGTAATTTCAAATGTTACGGCAAAGCCATACCCCGGCAAAGACCAAATTATTGATTATTTGACACTGCAAATAACAAATCCTGTAAAATGGCAGTCCACGATAGAGTATTTACAGAACTCCGGCATTAATAAAGCTGTTGAAATGGGGCCAAAAGCTGTTTTAAAAAACCTTTTGCGGAGCAATACGACAATAACGGTATTTACATCAGAAACAACGGAAGATATATCACTTATGAAGAAAAAACTGGTTTCGGCAAAAGATTCGGAAAAGCCTGTAGATAACGGTCTGATGTTTATAACCGGTTGTATTGCAGCTGCGGTCAGTACGAAAAACCGCAACTGGGACGAAAATACATATCAGAAAGGTGTAGTTGAGTCTTACAGAAAATTAGTTGAACTGAAAGAAGAGTTGATAAAACAAAGAATACAGCCTAACGAAGAGCATATTGAAGAGGCTGTGGATTTATTAAAACAAATATTCAATACAAAATTGTTACCGGTTAATGAACAGAAGGTAAGGTTAAACAAGTTGTTCATAGAAGCGGGGTTACAATCTAAAACTGGCAGTTTATAA